The Blastocatellia bacterium region TTAGACCTTGCCAGGTGGAAAAAGAAGATGGCCAAGAAAGCCAAAGACAAACAGACGGAGCAACTTCTTGAAGACATGAGCTTGCAAGATATGGGCTTCAAGTTGCTCGGACTCATCAGCGACAACCGCATGGACGAAGACCACATGCGGATTATTTTAACCTTCGTTATGAACCTCTTGTCAGAACCCGTCGGGCCACCCGACAAGCCCTCTGCCTAATCACTTCTTGCGCGGCTTGCCTTTCTTTCCCGATTTGCCGTTGGATGGCGGTCGTTTGAAATACTCCATGTAATTAAGCAGTATCTTGCGCTCAGCCGGCGAAAAATCAAGCAACTGCCGCAAGATGGCCAAGCCGTTCTCATCGCTGACGAGCTGTTGTATTTGATCCAGGAGCGAACGCGGGTCAACTTGCGGCATTTCACTGAGCGGAATCCCCGCAGCCACCGCAAAGATTTCGTGAGCGTTCACGTCGAGCGCTAGCGCTAGTTTCTTCACCGTTTGGACAGTCAGATTG contains the following coding sequences:
- a CDS encoding helix-turn-helix transcriptional regulator, translated to METLAQYLDRLMRQKHLTPKDLANRCGLTDSYIGRLRKGRSDNLTVQTVKKLALALDVNAHEIFAVAAGIPLSEMPQVDPRSLLDQIQQLVSDENGLAILRQLLDFSPAERKILLNYMEYFKRPPSNGKSGKKGKPRKK